The Desulfuromonas versatilis genome has a segment encoding these proteins:
- a CDS encoding PstS family phosphate ABC transporter substrate-binding protein has product MSSKIFQMVKRMAAAASFAALVTAVAVPGAGASPIEVDKGLPGYAKTQGVAGNLNSIGSDTLNNLMTFWAEGFRKAYPNVNIQIEGKGSSTAPPALIEGTAQIGPMSRPMKQSEIEAFEKKYGFKPTAIGVALDSLAVFVNKDNPIESLSLTQVDAIFSKTRKGGAVEDIVTWGQVGLNGEWAGKPISLYGRNSASGTYGFFKEHALSKGDYKDIVKEQPGSASVVLSVTEDKAGIGYSGIGYKTSGVKAIALSKKDGEQAYEPTYESVLEGKYPLGRMLFLYVAKKPNEPLPKMVEEFLKYVLSKEGQEIVVKDGYLPLPAKIAEKQLASVK; this is encoded by the coding sequence ATGTCCAGCAAGATTTTCCAGATGGTGAAACGGATGGCGGCCGCCGCCTCTTTTGCGGCCCTGGTCACGGCCGTTGCCGTCCCCGGCGCCGGCGCCTCCCCGATCGAGGTCGACAAGGGCCTGCCCGGGTACGCCAAGACCCAGGGCGTGGCCGGCAACCTCAACAGCATCGGTTCCGACACCCTGAACAACCTGATGACCTTCTGGGCCGAGGGCTTCCGCAAGGCCTACCCCAACGTCAACATCCAGATCGAAGGCAAGGGCTCGAGCACCGCTCCCCCCGCGCTGATCGAGGGAACCGCCCAGATCGGTCCCATGTCCCGCCCCATGAAACAGAGCGAGATCGAGGCCTTCGAGAAGAAGTACGGCTTCAAGCCCACCGCCATCGGCGTGGCTCTCGACTCGCTGGCGGTGTTCGTCAACAAGGACAACCCCATCGAGTCCCTCTCCCTGACCCAGGTCGACGCCATCTTCTCCAAGACCCGCAAGGGCGGCGCCGTCGAAGACATCGTCACCTGGGGCCAGGTCGGCCTGAACGGGGAGTGGGCCGGCAAGCCGATCAGCCTCTATGGCCGCAACAGCGCCTCGGGGACCTACGGCTTCTTCAAGGAGCACGCTCTGTCCAAGGGCGACTACAAAGACATCGTCAAGGAGCAGCCCGGCTCCGCCTCGGTAGTGCTCTCGGTGACCGAGGACAAGGCCGGCATCGGCTACTCGGGCATCGGCTACAAGACCTCCGGGGTCAAGGCCATCGCCCTCTCCAAGAAAGATGGCGAGCAGGCCTACGAGCCGACCTACGAGAGCGTTCTCGAGGGCAAGTACCCCCTGGGCCGGATGCTCTTCCTCTACGTGGCCAAGAAGCCCAACGAGCCGCTGCCCAAGATGGTCGAGGAGTTCCTCAAGTACGTCCTCTCCAAGGAAGGCCAGGAGATCGTGGTCAAGGACGGCTACCTGCCGCTGCCGGCCAAAATCGCCGAAAAGCAGCTGGCCAGCGTCAAGTAA
- a CDS encoding sigma 54-interacting transcriptional regulator gives MVPMDSLHQIRLFAGLSPEALELLAQRLNRRCFAAGQTILRQGEPTHAIYFILSGTVRVELTDPGGLRHTLATLGAGEMFGERALLTGELRTADVRSETQLQAAELPAEDFAALLPLCPELYANLCRQLARQLGNWAVRHHQDERENREILSNLVGWQLLPEFEAFPGTSPWAQQLNRDLGELAESPSHLLILGEIGTWKDLAARLVHFHSGEAGRPVLYLDCADPPPVLREQGRERSAAKPSLELQIAQESALFGHQPDSAIYARGTRRGYLELADGGDLILRNVGHLAPGVQKLLLAYLATGSFTRRGETTARHSRVRMLATSDEDLPTLAGLGHFDPELCARLAETTVRLKPLRERKKDIPVIARQLLGPLNKKHHKQIGRISQDALNLLVDYDWPLNGTELQQVMDRAVAVCTGPEIQAEQIFLQGVGRTGSGKHNLLRLPAADRLARSPLFPGLLRYLSVPTFLLALWHCLAGPAQPNLANLLVWSLWWPVLILSVALGARSWCSYCPVEALSESLSGWRRRYWDPPRWLRRSGGWLAMAGFIAVLLAEQATQMFHQARATGLLLAALLAGTVLTHQLFGPRVWCKYLCPLGRMIASFARISLVEMHSNGNVCTNRCKISDCIKEKKCPMGLHPTAVNSSDDCILCFSCVKNCPHHAVRLDLRDPALGVLQGTRRTLPGAAFAATLVGLVLASRLAGPSGGGPWGWHQALGFLGITLGFVAAVFLASSGTRARRWQAGFAILGYAYLPLALTGMFNLYFRHFVSQGPELLRLAADTLGLGPWLPRELLRLELGTLQYLLPLLTLLGAGFSFRLLGQLAHSYALGRISIRLHQVLMALTAVAFLVLL, from the coding sequence ATGGTCCCCATGGACTCTTTGCACCAGATCCGCCTGTTCGCCGGGCTTTCGCCCGAGGCCCTGGAGCTGCTCGCTCAACGCTTGAACCGGCGCTGCTTCGCCGCCGGGCAGACCATCCTGCGCCAGGGCGAGCCGACCCACGCCATCTACTTCATTCTCTCCGGCACGGTCCGGGTGGAACTCACCGATCCCGGGGGGCTCCGCCACACCCTGGCGACCCTCGGCGCCGGCGAGATGTTCGGCGAGCGGGCCCTGCTAACCGGCGAGCTGCGCACCGCCGACGTGCGCAGTGAAACCCAACTCCAGGCCGCCGAATTGCCTGCAGAGGATTTCGCGGCCCTGCTCCCCCTGTGCCCCGAACTCTATGCCAACCTCTGCCGCCAGCTGGCCCGCCAGCTCGGGAACTGGGCCGTGCGCCACCACCAGGACGAACGGGAGAACCGGGAGATCCTCAGCAACCTGGTCGGCTGGCAGCTGCTGCCCGAGTTCGAGGCCTTTCCCGGCACTTCTCCCTGGGCGCAGCAGCTCAACCGTGACCTGGGGGAACTGGCCGAAAGCCCTTCGCACCTGCTGATTCTCGGAGAGATCGGCACCTGGAAGGACCTGGCGGCACGCCTGGTGCACTTTCACAGCGGCGAGGCGGGGCGGCCGGTTCTCTACCTCGACTGCGCCGACCCGCCGCCGGTACTGCGGGAGCAGGGGCGCGAACGCTCGGCCGCCAAACCCTCCCTGGAGCTGCAGATCGCCCAGGAGTCGGCCCTCTTCGGCCACCAGCCCGACAGCGCGATCTACGCCCGCGGCACCCGCCGCGGCTATCTCGAGCTGGCCGACGGCGGAGACCTGATCCTGAGAAACGTCGGCCACCTGGCCCCCGGGGTGCAGAAACTGCTGCTCGCCTACCTCGCTACGGGCAGCTTCACCCGCCGTGGCGAGACCACCGCCCGGCACAGCCGGGTGCGCATGCTCGCCACCAGCGACGAGGATCTGCCGACCCTGGCCGGGCTGGGGCATTTCGACCCCGAACTCTGCGCCCGGCTGGCCGAGACGACGGTGCGGCTCAAGCCGCTCAGGGAGCGCAAGAAGGACATCCCGGTCATCGCCCGGCAGCTGCTCGGGCCCCTCAACAAAAAGCACCACAAGCAGATCGGCCGCATCTCCCAGGACGCCCTCAACCTGCTGGTGGACTACGACTGGCCGCTCAACGGCACGGAACTGCAGCAGGTCATGGACCGGGCGGTGGCGGTGTGCACCGGGCCGGAGATCCAGGCCGAACAGATCTTCCTGCAGGGGGTGGGGCGCACGGGGAGCGGCAAGCACAACCTGCTGCGCCTGCCCGCCGCCGACCGACTGGCCCGCAGCCCCCTGTTCCCTGGGTTGCTGCGCTACCTCTCGGTGCCCACTTTCCTGCTGGCGCTCTGGCACTGCCTGGCCGGCCCCGCCCAGCCGAACCTGGCCAATCTGCTGGTGTGGAGCCTCTGGTGGCCGGTGCTGATCCTGTCGGTGGCGCTGGGGGCACGCAGCTGGTGCAGCTACTGCCCCGTCGAAGCGCTCAGCGAATCCCTCAGCGGCTGGCGCCGCCGCTATTGGGACCCGCCCCGCTGGCTGCGGCGCTCCGGCGGCTGGCTGGCGATGGCCGGGTTCATCGCCGTTCTGCTCGCCGAGCAGGCCACGCAGATGTTCCACCAGGCACGGGCCACCGGATTGCTGCTGGCGGCCCTGCTGGCCGGCACCGTGCTGACCCACCAACTGTTCGGCCCGCGGGTCTGGTGCAAATACCTCTGCCCGCTGGGCAGGATGATCGCCTCCTTCGCGCGCATCTCCCTGGTCGAGATGCACAGCAACGGCAATGTCTGCACCAACCGGTGCAAGATCAGCGACTGCATCAAGGAGAAGAAATGCCCGATGGGGCTTCACCCCACCGCGGTCAACAGCAGCGATGACTGCATCCTCTGCTTCTCCTGCGTCAAGAACTGCCCCCACCACGCGGTGCGCCTCGACCTGCGCGACCCGGCCCTGGGAGTGCTGCAGGGAACCAGACGCACCCTGCCCGGTGCGGCCTTCGCCGCCACCCTGGTCGGCCTGGTCCTGGCCTCCCGGCTCGCCGGACCCTCCGGCGGAGGTCCCTGGGGTTGGCATCAGGCGCTGGGGTTTCTCGGCATCACCCTGGGGTTCGTCGCGGCGGTCTTTCTGGCCTCCTCCGGCACCCGGGCCCGCCGCTGGCAGGCCGGCTTCGCCATCCTCGGCTACGCCTACCTGCCGCTGGCCCTGACCGGCATGTTCAACCTCTATTTCCGCCACTTCGTCAGCCAGGGCCCGGAACTGCTGCGGCTGGCCGCCGACACCCTGGGGCTGGGCCCCTGGCTGCCGCGCGAGCTGCTGAGGCTGGAGCTGGGCACCCTGCAATACCTGCTCCCCCTGCTGACCCTGCTCGGTGCGGGGTTCTCCTTCCGGCTGCTGGGGCAGCTCGCCCACAGCTATGCCCTCGGGCGCATCAGCATCCGCCTGCACCAGGTGCTGATGGCCCTCACCGCGGTTGCTTTCCTGGTGCTGCTGTGA
- a CDS encoding amino acid ABC transporter permease, with protein MEFPPTDRRRPSLFDLVLLLLLASLLWLAVRAGSDFSYRWDWGAIPQFLFRYDPQQERWVANLLVEGLLTTVRLSLWSTLLATLFGTLIGLSRVSPSLFKRLVGQSYVGMARNLPPLVLIFIFYYFVSGQLMPLLGVDSLVHSLSPAAEAWLGFFFAPPALLPEFLSALVTLAIFEGAYIAEIVRAGIQSLERGQWEGAAALGLSRRQQLRHVILPQALPRILPALAGQFISTIKDSAIVSVISIQELTFQGMELMASTYLTLEIWITVTLLYFALTFACSLAVRRFELRMQRRWSGSL; from the coding sequence ATGGAATTCCCCCCCACTGACCGAAGGCGTCCGAGCCTTTTCGACCTGGTGCTGCTGCTCCTGCTGGCGAGCCTGCTCTGGCTGGCGGTGCGCGCCGGCAGCGACTTCAGCTACCGCTGGGACTGGGGGGCGATCCCCCAGTTTCTGTTTCGCTACGACCCTCAGCAGGAGCGCTGGGTCGCCAACCTGCTGGTCGAGGGGCTGCTGACCACGGTTCGCCTCAGCCTCTGGAGCACCCTGCTGGCGACCCTGTTCGGCACCCTGATAGGGCTTTCCCGGGTCAGCCCCAGCCTGTTCAAGCGTCTGGTCGGGCAGAGCTACGTCGGGATGGCCCGCAATCTGCCGCCGCTGGTGCTGATCTTTATCTTCTATTATTTCGTCAGCGGCCAGCTGATGCCCCTGCTGGGGGTGGATTCCCTGGTCCACTCCCTCTCGCCGGCGGCCGAGGCCTGGCTGGGGTTCTTCTTCGCGCCGCCGGCGCTGCTCCCCGAATTCCTCTCGGCGCTGGTCACCCTGGCCATTTTCGAGGGGGCCTATATCGCCGAGATCGTCCGCGCCGGCATCCAGTCGCTGGAGCGGGGGCAGTGGGAGGGGGCCGCGGCCCTGGGCCTGAGCCGCCGCCAGCAGCTGCGTCACGTCATCCTGCCCCAGGCGCTGCCGCGTATCCTGCCGGCGCTGGCCGGGCAGTTCATCTCCACCATCAAGGACTCGGCCATCGTCTCGGTGATCTCCATCCAGGAGTTGACCTTCCAGGGGATGGAGCTGATGGCCTCGACCTACCTCACCCTGGAAATCTGGATCACCGTCACCCTGCTCTATTTTGCTCTCACCTTCGCCTGCTCCCTGGCGGTGCGTCGCTTCGAGCTGCGCATGCAGCGCCGCTGGAGCGGGTCGCTCTAG
- a CDS encoding transporter substrate-binding domain-containing protein, translating to MRSFSRILLCLTLLVALTLPAAAADLRQELVKQSTLEQVLQRGVLRVGMSTFVPWAMKDKSGELIGFEIDVASRLAQDLGVKVEFVPTKWSGIIPALLTGKFDVIIGGMGILPERNLKVNFTIPYDHSGMSLVASKKLAAGFSALADFNREDVVVVARIGTTGVKAVQKYLPRATLRQFDDEAQAVQELLNGRAHAFVTSKPKPTFLALQHPDRLFLPLPDTFTREPIGFALRKGDVDTLNFFDNWIRVVEDEGWLQERRDYWFGSQQWESRVK from the coding sequence ATGCGATCTTTTTCCCGCATTCTGCTCTGCCTGACCCTGCTGGTCGCCCTGACGCTCCCCGCCGCGGCCGCCGACCTGCGCCAGGAGCTGGTGAAGCAGAGCACCCTCGAGCAGGTACTGCAGCGCGGGGTGCTGCGGGTCGGCATGTCGACCTTCGTCCCCTGGGCGATGAAGGACAAAAGCGGCGAGCTGATCGGCTTCGAGATCGACGTGGCGAGCCGCCTGGCCCAGGACCTGGGGGTCAAGGTGGAGTTCGTCCCCACCAAGTGGTCGGGGATCATCCCGGCGCTCTTGACCGGCAAGTTCGACGTGATCATCGGCGGCATGGGGATTTTGCCCGAGCGCAACCTCAAGGTCAATTTCACCATCCCCTACGATCATTCGGGGATGTCGCTGGTGGCCAGCAAAAAACTCGCCGCGGGCTTCTCGGCCCTGGCGGATTTCAACCGCGAGGACGTGGTGGTGGTGGCGCGCATCGGCACCACCGGGGTGAAGGCGGTGCAGAAGTACCTCCCCAGGGCGACCCTGCGCCAGTTCGATGACGAAGCCCAGGCGGTCCAGGAACTGCTCAACGGCCGCGCCCACGCCTTCGTCACCTCCAAGCCCAAGCCGACCTTTCTGGCCCTGCAACACCCCGACCGGCTGTTTCTGCCGTTGCCGGACACCTTCACCCGCGAGCCGATCGGCTTTGCCCTGCGCAAGGGGGACGTGGACACCCTGAACTTCTTCGACAACTGGATCCGCGTGGTGGAAGACGAGGGGTGGCTGCAGGAGCGGCGCGACTACTGGTTCGGCAGCCAACAGTGGGAAAGCCGCGTCAAGTAG
- a CDS encoding amino acid ABC transporter permease, which produces MLPRPPSKAGQWLGVAKFILLVLALAWLVLQGAGAQGYHWQWYRIPRYLFSFSEAGFVPGPLLQGVVVTLRIVGASLVVALAVGLLVALMRLSGSLVAPALARLYLELVRNTPLLIQIFFIYFVLAPMLGIGRFASAVLALGLFEGAYASEIIRAGIVSVPRGQWEAAYSSGLGLWATYRRVVLPQAVRRVVPPLTSQAVSLVKDSALVSTIAIYDLTMQGQVIVAETFLTFETWFTVAAIYLVITVSLSAVVKFLEGRLAIPG; this is translated from the coding sequence ATGCTACCCAGACCCCCCTCCAAGGCCGGCCAGTGGCTCGGCGTCGCCAAATTCATCCTGCTGGTGCTGGCGCTGGCCTGGCTGGTCCTGCAGGGGGCCGGAGCCCAGGGCTACCACTGGCAGTGGTACCGGATTCCCCGCTATCTGTTCAGCTTCTCCGAGGCTGGTTTTGTCCCCGGCCCCCTGCTGCAGGGGGTTGTCGTCACCCTGCGCATCGTCGGCGCCAGCCTGGTCGTAGCCCTGGCGGTGGGGCTGCTGGTGGCCCTGATGCGCCTCTCCGGGTCGCTGGTGGCCCCGGCCCTGGCGCGGCTTTACCTCGAGCTGGTGCGCAACACCCCGCTGCTGATCCAGATTTTCTTCATCTATTTCGTGCTGGCGCCGATGCTGGGGATCGGCCGCTTCGCCTCGGCGGTGCTGGCCCTGGGACTGTTCGAGGGGGCCTACGCCTCGGAGATCATCCGCGCCGGCATCGTCTCGGTCCCCCGCGGCCAGTGGGAGGCGGCCTACAGCTCGGGGTTGGGGCTCTGGGCCACCTACCGGCGGGTGGTGCTCCCCCAGGCGGTGCGCCGGGTGGTGCCGCCGCTGACCAGCCAGGCCGTCTCCCTGGTCAAGGACTCGGCCCTGGTCAGCACCATCGCCATCTACGATCTGACCATGCAGGGCCAGGTGATCGTCGCCGAGACCTTTTTGACTTTCGAGACCTGGTTCACAGTGGCGGCCATCTACCTGGTGATCACGGTGAGTCTTTCGGCGGTGGTGAAATTCCTCGAGGGGCGCCTGGCGATACCGGGATGA
- a CDS encoding ATP-binding protein, which yields MGRRRLLWQLFPSYLVIVAIALGAVTWYVSGELRRFHIEQTRSDLEARAWLVEKQLHGLLGMVPEEAVDALCKELGWRTGTRITVVRPDGLVLGDSVEEPARMDNHAGRPEIVAALQGGVGVSTRYSHTLEQDMMYVAVPVNGQERMRGVVRTALATTAIEKTLHGILLKVSGGGLVVALAAAVLSLSVSRRISRPLEEMKRGAQRFAGGNLEGRLAVQGSEEIEALAVALNQMAAQLDERIRSMVRQRNEQDAVLSSMVEGVLAVDADERVLRINQAAARLLEVQVERAKGRRIQELVRKTELLNFVARTLESREPVEGDIVLGSSEQDQFLQAHGTPLRDPQGHDIGALVVLNDVTRLRRLENVRRDFVANVSHELKTPITAIKGSAETLLDGAIDDPEGGRRFAGIIAKQADRLNAIIDDLLALSRVEQGVEQEGITLRREPVRPVLEAAIQACAMAAQEKAIFLELGCAPDLLAAINAPLLEQAVVNLLTNAVKYSDPKGRVRIEAARLQGRVMLKVQDWGCGIESEHIPRLFERFYRVDKARSRRLGGTGLGLAIVKHIVQAHGGEVVVASTPGKGSTFTIILPAA from the coding sequence ATGGGGCGACGGCGACTTCTCTGGCAGCTCTTCCCCTCTTACCTGGTCATCGTGGCGATCGCCCTGGGGGCGGTCACCTGGTACGTTTCCGGGGAGCTGCGCCGCTTCCACATCGAGCAGACCCGAAGCGACCTGGAGGCCCGCGCCTGGCTGGTGGAAAAGCAGCTGCACGGCCTTCTGGGGATGGTGCCGGAGGAGGCGGTGGACGCCCTGTGCAAGGAGCTGGGGTGGCGCACCGGCACCCGCATCACCGTGGTGCGCCCGGACGGGCTGGTGCTCGGCGATTCGGTGGAGGAGCCGGCGCGCATGGACAACCACGCCGGGCGCCCGGAGATCGTCGCCGCCCTGCAGGGGGGTGTCGGGGTGTCGACCCGCTACAGCCACACCCTTGAGCAGGACATGATGTACGTGGCGGTGCCGGTGAACGGCCAGGAGCGGATGAGGGGGGTGGTGCGCACGGCCCTGGCCACCACCGCCATCGAAAAGACCCTGCACGGCATCCTGCTGAAGGTTTCCGGCGGCGGGCTGGTGGTGGCCCTGGCGGCGGCGGTCCTGAGCCTGAGCGTCTCGCGGCGCATCAGCCGCCCCCTGGAGGAGATGAAGCGGGGGGCCCAGCGCTTTGCCGGGGGCAATCTGGAAGGGCGTCTGGCGGTGCAAGGCTCCGAGGAGATCGAGGCCCTCGCCGTCGCCCTCAACCAGATGGCCGCCCAGCTCGACGAGCGCATTCGCTCCATGGTGCGCCAGCGCAACGAGCAGGATGCGGTGCTCTCCAGCATGGTCGAGGGGGTGTTGGCGGTGGACGCCGACGAGCGGGTGCTGCGCATCAACCAGGCGGCCGCCCGCCTGCTGGAGGTGCAGGTGGAGCGGGCCAAGGGGCGGCGCATCCAGGAGCTGGTGCGCAAGACCGAGCTGCTCAATTTCGTGGCCCGCACCCTGGAGAGCCGCGAGCCGGTGGAAGGGGACATCGTACTCGGCTCCAGCGAACAGGACCAGTTCCTGCAAGCCCACGGCACGCCGCTGCGCGACCCCCAGGGCCATGACATCGGCGCCCTGGTGGTGCTCAACGACGTCACCCGCCTGCGGCGGCTGGAAAACGTGCGCCGCGACTTCGTGGCCAATGTCTCCCACGAACTCAAGACCCCCATCACCGCCATCAAGGGCTCGGCGGAAACCCTGCTCGACGGGGCCATCGACGATCCCGAGGGGGGGAGGCGTTTCGCCGGGATCATCGCCAAGCAGGCCGACCGGCTCAACGCCATCATCGACGACCTGCTGGCGCTCTCCCGGGTGGAGCAGGGGGTGGAGCAGGAGGGGATCACCCTGCGCCGCGAGCCGGTGCGTCCGGTGCTCGAGGCGGCGATCCAGGCCTGCGCCATGGCCGCCCAGGAGAAGGCCATCTTTCTCGAACTCGGCTGCGCTCCGGACCTGCTCGCGGCGATCAACGCGCCGCTGCTCGAACAGGCGGTGGTCAACCTGCTGACCAATGCCGTCAAATACAGCGACCCGAAGGGCCGGGTGCGGATCGAGGCGGCCCGGCTGCAGGGGCGGGTCATGCTCAAGGTCCAGGACTGGGGCTGCGGCATCGAGAGCGAGCACATCCCCCGGCTTTTCGAACGCTTCTACCGGGTCGACAAGGCCCGCAGCCGCCGGCTCGGCGGCACCGGCCTGGGGCTGGCCATCGTCAAGCACATCGTCCAGGCCCACGGCGGCGAGGTGGTGGTGGCCAGCACCCCGGGCAAGGGGAGCACCTTCACCATCATCCTGCCGGCGGCCTGA
- a CDS encoding response regulator, whose amino-acid sequence MAKEPKENILIIEDEEDILALVHYNLLKGGYRAECAMTGEEGIRKAQTLQPDLVLLDLMLPGIDGLEVCRRLKEDPRTNQTPVIMLTAKGEEGDVVRGLELGADDYVTKPFSHQVLAARIKAVLRRREAAQRKGDTAAPIQVRELIIHPGRNEVFVAGEKVELTFTEFRVLQLLAGRPGWVFTRNQIVDAVRGEGYAVTERAVDVQIVGLRKKLGDCGNYIETVRGVGYRFKD is encoded by the coding sequence ATGGCCAAGGAACCCAAGGAAAACATTCTGATCATCGAGGACGAGGAGGACATCCTGGCGCTGGTGCACTACAACCTGCTCAAGGGCGGCTACCGCGCCGAGTGCGCCATGACCGGCGAGGAAGGAATCCGCAAGGCCCAGACCCTGCAGCCCGACCTGGTCCTGCTCGACCTGATGCTGCCCGGGATCGACGGCCTCGAGGTCTGCCGGCGCCTCAAGGAGGATCCGCGGACCAACCAGACCCCGGTCATCATGCTGACCGCCAAGGGGGAGGAGGGGGACGTGGTCCGCGGCCTGGAGCTGGGAGCCGACGATTACGTGACCAAGCCCTTCAGCCACCAGGTTCTGGCCGCCCGGATCAAGGCGGTGCTGCGGCGCCGCGAGGCGGCCCAGCGCAAGGGGGACACTGCGGCGCCGATCCAGGTTCGCGAGCTTATCATCCACCCGGGGCGCAACGAGGTGTTTGTGGCCGGCGAGAAGGTCGAGCTGACCTTCACCGAGTTCCGGGTGCTGCAGCTGCTGGCCGGGCGCCCGGGATGGGTTTTCACCCGCAACCAGATCGTCGACGCGGTGCGCGGCGAGGGCTATGCGGTGACCGAGCGGGCGGTGGACGTGCAGATCGTCGGGCTGCGCAAGAAGCTCGGCGACTGCGGCAACTACATCGAGACCGTGCGCGGCGTCGGCTACCGGTTCAAGGATTGA
- a CDS encoding phosphate-starvation-inducible PsiE family protein, giving the protein MLARQYLKDFPAQFFEQSIKALLSLLLVALLGTICAGTANTFIDLWRGFSTIFDEGGLHHSLRWILVDVLSVLAVVEVYRTAMTYFTEGRVKVTYIIDTVLVAVLTEMLAFWYREVDPTRMLIAIALVLTLMFVRIMAIRFSPKRRELCEGL; this is encoded by the coding sequence ATGCTGGCCCGCCAATATCTGAAAGATTTTCCCGCCCAGTTCTTCGAACAGTCGATCAAGGCCCTGCTCAGCCTGCTGCTGGTGGCCCTGCTCGGCACCATCTGCGCCGGTACCGCCAACACCTTCATCGACCTCTGGCGCGGCTTTTCCACCATCTTCGACGAGGGCGGCCTGCACCACAGCCTGCGCTGGATCCTGGTGGACGTTCTGTCGGTTCTCGCGGTGGTCGAGGTCTACCGCACGGCCATGACCTACTTCACCGAAGGCCGGGTCAAGGTCACCTACATCATCGACACCGTGCTGGTGGCGGTACTGACCGAGATGCTCGCCTTCTGGTATCGCGAGGTCGATCCGACCCGGATGCTCATCGCCATCGCCCTGGTGCTGACCCTGATGTTCGTGCGCATCATGGCCATCCGCTTCTCCCCCAAACGCCGCGAGCTCTGCGAAGGGCTCTGA
- a CDS encoding porin, with amino-acid sequence MKRMLTAALLAAIVAGTGAFAEAKTLEEILKDKGVITEADLKEASEKNDLAYYKPGRGITVESRDGNYTAHIGGRLQARYTFLDEDLGQDESSFTIRRMKIWLQGNVFSKNLTYKYQQNLNETEDAYAAYKFHDAFALQVGQAKAPQGRQELTSSGSQLFIDRSLANDTFNLGRDIGLSAEGEVMDHLLEYMVGVFNGNGPNQGNPNNQHMLAGRIDVNPLGAFKMDEAGWPEDKPLLNIGAAYAMQTMKADDMGEIDGDNDLLDKALDIDGIDAAAFTAAFGNELEWDVWTANLHAKWLGATFGAEYYKLNAEPAVGSDWDADGYYVQAGYQVIPKTLEVALRYSEIDSTDANAFEKFDKSEVQGAVNYYFAKHNAKLQADYTAVSDDLADSNDDNIFRLQAQVIF; translated from the coding sequence ATGAAACGCATGCTTACCGCCGCCCTGCTCGCGGCCATCGTCGCCGGCACCGGCGCTTTCGCCGAAGCCAAGACCCTGGAGGAGATCCTCAAGGACAAGGGGGTCATCACCGAAGCCGACCTCAAGGAAGCCAGCGAGAAAAACGACCTGGCCTACTACAAGCCCGGCCGGGGGATCACCGTGGAGAGTCGCGACGGCAACTACACCGCTCACATCGGCGGCCGCCTGCAGGCCCGCTACACCTTCCTCGACGAGGATCTGGGCCAGGACGAAAGTTCCTTCACCATCCGCCGCATGAAGATCTGGCTGCAGGGCAACGTCTTCAGCAAGAACCTCACCTACAAATACCAGCAGAACCTCAACGAGACCGAAGACGCCTACGCCGCCTACAAGTTCCACGACGCCTTCGCCCTGCAGGTCGGCCAGGCCAAGGCCCCTCAGGGCCGCCAGGAGTTGACCAGCTCGGGCAGCCAGCTGTTCATCGACCGCTCGCTGGCCAACGACACCTTCAACCTCGGCCGCGACATCGGTCTGAGCGCCGAGGGCGAGGTCATGGATCACCTGCTCGAGTACATGGTCGGGGTCTTCAACGGCAACGGCCCCAACCAGGGCAACCCCAACAACCAGCACATGCTGGCCGGGCGCATCGACGTCAATCCCCTCGGCGCCTTCAAGATGGACGAGGCGGGCTGGCCCGAGGACAAGCCGCTGCTCAACATCGGCGCCGCCTACGCCATGCAGACCATGAAGGCCGACGACATGGGCGAAATCGACGGCGACAACGACCTGCTCGACAAGGCCCTGGATATCGACGGCATCGACGCTGCCGCCTTCACCGCCGCCTTCGGCAACGAGCTCGAATGGGATGTGTGGACCGCCAACCTGCACGCCAAGTGGCTGGGAGCGACCTTCGGCGCCGAGTACTACAAGCTGAACGCCGAGCCCGCGGTGGGCAGCGACTGGGACGCCGACGGCTACTACGTGCAGGCCGGCTACCAGGTCATCCCCAAGACCCTCGAGGTGGCCCTGCGCTACTCCGAAATCGACTCCACCGACGCCAACGCCTTCGAAAAATTCGACAAGTCCGAGGTGCAGGGCGCCGTCAACTACTACTTCGCCAAGCACAACGCCAAGCTCCAGGCCGACTACACCGCCGTCAGCGACGATCTGGCGGACAGCAACGACGACAACATCTTCCGCCTGCAGGCCCAGGTCATCTTCTGA